One genomic segment of Drosophila melanogaster chromosome 3L includes these proteins:
- the UbcE2M gene encoding NEDD8-conjugating enzyme UbcE2M, isoform A, translated as MIKLFTLKQQKKDGEQKGSQQKKASAAQLRIQKDINELNLPNTCATDFPDPNDLLNFKLIISPDEGFYRDGRFVFNFRVGSNYPHEPPKVKCATQVYHPNIDLDGNVCLNILREDWNPVLNINSIVYGLQFLFLEPNPEDPLNKEAADVLQTNRRQFENNVKKAMRGGCVGETYFECCLLK; from the exons ATGATTAAACTATTCACGCTTAAGCAGCAGAAGAAAGACGGCGAGCAAAAGGGCAGTCAGCAGAAGAAAGCGTCCGCCGCCCAGCTGCGCATACAGAAAG ATATTAACGAACTGAACCTGCCAAACACTTGCGCCACAGACTTTCCCGATCCCAATGACTTGCTCAACTTCAAGCTTATCATCTCGCCCGACGAGGGCTTCTACAGAGACGGGCGCTTCGTGTTCAATTTCCGCGTCGGATCCAACTATCCGCACGAGCCGCCCAAGGTGAAGTGCGCCACCCAGGTGTACCATCCCAATATTGACCTGGATGGCAACGTCTGCCTCAACATTCTGCGCGAGGACTGGAATCCAGTGCTGAACATCAACTCCATCGTCTATGGCTTGCAGTTTCTATTCTTG GAACCCAATCCCGAGGATCCGCTCAACAAGGAGGCGGCCGACGTCCTGCAGACCAACCGCCGTCAGTTCGAGAACAATGTAAAGAAGGCGATGCGTGGTGGCTGTGTGGGCGAGACCTACTTCGAGTGCTGTCTGCTCAAGTGA
- the CG7366 gene encoding uncharacterized protein, which yields MTQLSEFALDSHFASELRSLQLYSKEHPVSQDDHDISQRWMQHFQNAKGLDKFARNCMLLMMCEQLRDLGHLSKPFTELKNLSRPMDDLLNEYHGTTTVEEGQMSPVEDIEDSDTNVSNYGSGSSSFSPGVPYPISTPEFESIKRSNQDLLKEIDSLHCRTVEAEKLYLSRSQILEKQIAEKSALAKTKLPQEGIYQSCRAACQLLKKWPGESVRLNFLTTCLEPFLRNDMITSLQISELDLSFENTLNAMVKRACSRRDDNVRMLYDQILCQEKNDLKEKEDKVRRLQESTRLERQRLRALAEDLKRRENFIWRHQAVATLAVAGLSSDDQRSPSSTNLKCDSCLKEMSIRKGPLDPIGRSSKGEKTNDVVDLEKLSDALSDMSIDKW from the coding sequence ATGACTCAGTTAAGCGAGTTCGCCCTGGACAGCCACTTTGCCTCCGAGCTGCGCAGCCTGCAGTTGTATTCCAAGGAGCACCCTGTCAGCCAAGATGACCACGACATAAGTCAGCGTTGGATGCAGCACTTCCAAAACGCCAAGGGTTTGGATAAATTCGCACGAAACTGcatgctgctgatgatgtgCGAACAGTTGCGAGATCTTGGCCACTTGAGCAAACCCTTCACCGAACTGAAGAACTTGAGTCGCCCCATGGACGATTTGCTGAACGAGTACCATGGGACGACTACTGTGGAGGAGGGGCAAATGTCGCCGGTTGAAGATATTGAGGACTCGGACACCAATGTCTCCAACTATGGCAGTGGCAGTAGTTCTTTCTCCCCTGGGGTGCCCTATCCCATTTCCACGCCCGAGTTCGAGAGCATTAAGCGGTCTAACCAGGATCTGCTTAAGGAAATCGACTCGCTGCACTGTCGCACGGTGGAAGCGGAAAAGCTATACCTTAGCAGGAGCCAAATTCTGGAGAAGCAGATTGCCGAGAAGTCGGCGTTGGCCAAAACGAAACTTCCCCAGGAGGGTATCTATCAATCCTGCCGTGCGGCCTGCCAGCTTCTGAAAAAATGGCCAGGCGAGTCAGTGCGACTCAATTTTCTGACCACCTGCCTGGAGCCCTTTCTGCGGAACGATATGATCACCAGCTTGCAGATCTCCGAGTTGGATCTCAGTTTCGAGAATACTCTGAATGCCATGGTGAAACGGGCCTGCTCGCGAAGGGACGACAATGTCCGCATGCTATATGACCAAATTTTGTGCCAGGAAAAGAACGACctgaaggagaaggaggacAAGGTGCGACGATTACAGGAATCCACAAGGTTGGAGCGCCAAAGATTGCGCGCTCTAGCCGAGGACTTGAAACGTCGAGAGAATTTCATTTGGAGGCACCAGGCCGTCGCCACACTGGCAGTTGCAGGACTTTCCTCCGATGACCAACGCAGTCCCAGTTCCACTAACTTAAAGTGTGACTCATGTCTGAAAGAAATGTCCATTAGAAAAGGACCTCTGGATCCCATAGGCAGGAGCAGCAAAGGTGAAAAAACCAATGATGTCGTGGATCTGGAGAAGTTATCTGACGCACTGAGCGATATGTCCATAGACAAATGGTAA
- the tut gene encoding tumorous testis codes for MDFESKYCTSQVNGTITITTRKVLDENLKSLLDEGKGELFLSCIPRNHSCSPRWIVEVASELGEVYIMRYKIDFSGNSRGYAYLQYINVDLKESAMQYLPMRFRQLCMCLRVEPSTNNRELVLKNVESSLRPWQVYQEMLKIHPFTIVRVYEYQLDQFFYIFEYRNNDSAASAHQRVRNSIRKFGEHAHISWLTAENILSRASGSFCFQREVSQNRTRRVPPRQKGCFKF; via the exons ATGGATTTCGAGAGCAAATACTGCACCAGTCAAGTAAATGGCACTATTACCATAACTACGCGCAAAGTCCTTGATGAAAATCTAAAATCCTTACTGGATGAGGGAAAGGGCGAG CTGTTTCTCTCGTGTATACCGAGGAATCACAGTTGTTCTCCGCGGTGGATTGTGGAAGTGGCCAGCGAACTGGGTGAAGTTTACATTATGCGCTATAAGATTGATTTTTCGGGAAATTCTCGCGGCTACGCCTACTTGCAATATATCAATGTGGACCTCAAGGAATCGGCAATGCAATA TCTGCCAATGCGATTCCGACAGCTTTGCATGTGCTTAAGGGTGGAGCCATCGACCAACAATCGCGAGCTGGTGCTCAAAAACGTAGAATCGTCGCTTAGACCATGGCAAGTGTACCAGGAGATGTTGAAGATACATCCCTTTACCATCGTTCGAGTCTACGAGTATCAATTAGACCAGTTCTTCTATATATTTGAGTACCGCAACAACGACTCGGCCGCAAGTGCCCATCAGAGAGTAAGGAATTCGATCAGAAAATTCGGTGAGCATGCGCACATCTCCTGGTTGACTGCGGAGAACATCTTGAGCAGAGCCAGCGGTAGCTTCTGTTTTCAACGGGAAGTAAGCCAAAATCGTACTCGACGCGTTCCTCCCAGACAAAAGGGCTGTTTCAAGTTTTAA
- the CG13679 gene encoding uncharacterized protein, translating into MKFIAVCFFAVVAVAAAKPGLVAPLAAAPLAYTAPAVVGSAAYVAPYASSYSAHSVAHSAAFPAAYTAAYTAPVAAAYTAPVAAAYAAPIAPYAAAYTSPLAYSSPYVATAAAPLLLKK; encoded by the exons ATGAAATTC ATCGCCGTCTGCTTCTTCGCTGTtgtggctgtggctgctgccaaGCCTGGACTTGTGGCTCCTCTGGCCGCCGCTCCTCTGGCCTACACCGCTCCGGCTGTGGTGGGCAGTGCCGCGTACGTGGCTCCCTATGCCTCCAGCTACAGCGCCCACTCGGTGGCTCACAGCGCAGCCTTCCCAGCTGCCTACACCGCCGCCTACACCGCTCCCGTTGCTGCCGCCTATACCGCTCCAGTGGCCGCTGCCTATGCCGCTCCCATCGCTCCCTACGCCGCCGCCTACACCTCGCCCCTGGCCTACAGCTCTCCCTATGTGGCCACCGCTGCCGCTCCTCTGCTGCTGAAGAAGTAA
- the Dhps gene encoding deoxyhypusine synthase, isoform B: MSTEPSVAKDAVLKRSEALAENTPQVSGYDFNEGLDYSKLFESYVNTGFQATNLGLAIREINRMGPAIGSGPNRQP, from the exons ATGTCGACGGAGCCATCGGTGGCCAAGGATGCTGTGCTGAAGCGCAGCGAGGCTCTGGCGGAAAACACGCCCCAAGTTAGTGGCTACGATTTCAACGAAGGCTTAGACTACAGTAAGCTCTTCGAATCCTATGTGAACACCGGGTTTCAGGCCACGAATCTTGGCCTGGCCATTCGGGAAATTAACAGAATG GGACCAGCCATTGGAAGCGGACCAAATAGACAGCCATGA
- the CG7387 gene encoding uncharacterized protein yields the protein MFRLKLFRSPGDVLSTLISGAATDCCRKTSHCLELDRAPAVAACWICMRMISQYQFRTTKPAYYPDRQREAKRTSAGATPQQVSSPAVKYPQSRGMPKDYYYKVLGVNRHATIQQIRSAFYALAKRYHPDSTHSEQKLKHFQELSNAYNILTDETKRLEYDQLGGIKDERAFLEQAGNPLNVGLEEAKKFDSDKTTNDEINKLKSNEFDLPLDFLEATVGCKKRIELRYLRKCETCKGKSQLMAHRDVGKEPCRRCNGTGKVMTKTPTFSSVNTCTQCKGKRFTNRNDCETCSNRGFVVSNVDVMVSVPSGSRDGDVVNIINPETKQQVTYRLSVPSSDYFRRVGNDILTDKHLNISEAILGGSFQIRGLYESVELRVEPGTQSHTQVVLNGKGVRSREGVGNHIVTLKVRIPRNLSVKQRQLVLALSQAEDPVFEPKTKSTEAGNLSH from the exons ATGTTTCgtttaaaattatttcgcaGTCCTGGAGACGTATTAAGCACTTTAATTAGCGGAGCTGCAACGGATTGCTGCAGGAAGACGTCACATTGTTTGGAGTTGGATCGCGCTCCCGCTGTCGCTGCCTGCTGGATCTGTATGCGGATGATCAGTCAATATCAGTTCAGGACCACGAAACCAGCCTACTATCCAGATCGCCAGCGGGAGGCGAAGCGAACGTCAGCGGGAGCCACGCCTCAACAGGTGTCATCTCCGGCTGTTAAGTACCCGCAAAGCCGAGGCATGCCCAAGGACTACTACTACAAAGTGTTAGGCGTCAACAGGCACGCCACCATCCAGCAAATCAGATCGGCTTTCTATGCGCTGGCCAAGCGCTATCATCCCGACTCGACGCACTCGGAACAAAAGCTGAAGCACTTCCAGGAGCTGTCCAACGCCTACAACATCCTAACCGACGAGACGAAGCGCTTGGAGTACGATCAGCTGGGCGGGATTAAGGATGAGCGCGCTTTTCTTGAACAGGCGGGCAATCCCCTAAATGTGGGCCTCGAGGAGGCCAAGAAGTTCGATTCGGATAAGACGACAAATGATG AGATCAACAAACTGAAGAGCAACGAGTTCGATCTGCCACTTGACTTCCTTGAGGCGACAGTGGGATGCAAGAAGCGGATAGAGCTGCGCTACTTGCGGAAATGCGAGACCTGCAAGGGCAAGTCACAATTGATGGCGCATCGGGATGTGGGCAAGGAACCCTGTCGGCGATGCAATGGAACTGGAAAGGTCATGACCAAAACGCCAACCTTCTCATCGGTGAACACATGCACGCAGTGCAAGGGCAAGCGATTCACAAATCGCAACGACTGCGAAACATGTTCGAATCGCGGCTTCGTGGTGTCCAATGTGGATGTGATGGTATCGGTGCCTTCCGGATCCCGGGACGGTGATGTGGTGAACATTATAAATCCGGAAACGAAGCAGCAGGTCACCTACCGCTTGTCGGTGCCGTCTAGCGACTATTTCCGACGCGTTGGCAATGACATTCTAACCGACAAGCACCTAAACATCTCGGAGGCCATTCTGGGCGGATCCTTTCAGATACGGGGTCTGTACGAAAGCGTGGAGCTGCGTGTGGAGCCGGGCACCCAATCCCACACCCAGGTGGTGCTCAATGGCAAGGGGGTGCGCTCCAGGGAGGGCGTGGGCAACCACATCGTCACGCTGAAGGTGCGTATACCCCGGAATCTCTCCGTAAAGCAACGCCAACTGGTTTTGGCACTGTCCCAGGCAGAGGATCCGGTTTTCGAGCCCAAGACTAAGAGCACGGAGGCGGGCAATTTGAGTCACTAA
- the Dhps gene encoding deoxyhypusine synthase, isoform A: MSTEPSVAKDAVLKRSEALAENTPQVSGYDFNEGLDYSKLFESYVNTGFQATNLGLAIREINRMLDCRDQPLEADQIDSHETDDFIRRRSKCTVFLGYTSNLVSSGLRETIRFLAEHRMIDCIVTTAGGVEEDFIKCLAPTFMGSFELSGRDLRERGINRIGNLLVPNDNYCKFEDWVMPLLDEMLEEQKSQGTIWSPSKIIHRLGERIGDPSSIYYWAAKNQIPVFCPALTDGSLGDMMYFHSFRQPGLVVDILSDLRRLNTMAVKAVNSGMIIVGGGVIKHHICNANLMRNGADYSVFINTASEFDGSDSGARPDEAISWGKIRKDATPVKVYAEASLVFPLIVGETFAKRHHCAGKELPRETNQV; the protein is encoded by the exons ATGTCGACGGAGCCATCGGTGGCCAAGGATGCTGTGCTGAAGCGCAGCGAGGCTCTGGCGGAAAACACGCCCCAAGTTAGTGGCTACGATTTCAACGAAGGCTTAGACTACAGTAAGCTCTTCGAATCCTATGTGAACACCGGGTTTCAGGCCACGAATCTTGGCCTGGCCATTCGGGAAATTAACAGAATG CTGGATTGCAGGGACCAGCCATTGGAAGCGGACCAAATAGACAGCCATGAAACAGACGACTTCATCCGTCGAAGAAGCAAGTGCACCGTATTTTTGGGCTACACATCCAACTTGGTTTCGTCCGGACTGCGAGAGACCATTCGCTTTCTGGCCGAGCACCGTATGATCGACTGCATTGTGACCACAGCTGGCGGCGTCGAGGAGGACTTCATCAAGTGCTTGGCTCCCACGTTCATGGGTTCATTTGAGCTGAGTGGCAGGGATCTCCGCGAGCGTGGAATCAACAGAATTGGCAACCTTCTGGTGCCGAACGATAATTACTGTAAGTTCGAGGACTGGGTGATGCCGCTGCTGGACGAGATGCTGGAGGAGCAAAAATCCCAGGGAACTATCTGGTCGCCGTCGAAGATTATTCATCGGTTGGGCGAACGGATTGGCGATCCTAGTTCCATTTACTATTGGGCTGCCAAGAATCAAATACCAGTCTTTTGTCCCGCCTTGACGGATGGCAGTCTGGGCGACATGATGTACTTTCACTCCTTTCGACAACCTGGACTCGTGGTGGACATTCTGTCCGATCTGCGGAGGCTCAACACCATGGCTGTCAAGGCGGTCAACAGCGGGATGATCATCGTGGGCGGCGGCGTTATCAAGCATCACATTTGTAATGCCAATCTGATGCGCAATGGAGCGGATTACTCAGTGTTCATTAATACTGCCTCGGAGTTTGACGGCAGCGATAGCGGCGCTCGACCGGATGAGGCTATATCGTGGGGCAAGATCAGGAAGGATGCCACCCCTGTTAAGGTGTATGCCGAGGCTAGCTTGGTCTTTCCGTTGATTGTGGGTGAAACATTCGCCAAGCGGCATCACTGCGCCGGCAAAGAGCTGCCCCGAGAGACTAACCAAGTGTAA